The Micromonospora sp. M71_S20 genome window below encodes:
- a CDS encoding PASTA domain-containing protein encodes MTYPPPAQPDPTQPLTPPPSKPRLSKGAIIGLVVGGLVAMCCVGGIVGAAVGGGSEPEKKPAAQPVLTTAPATTAPAPSAPAATTPAASSAPAVPAAPASTAATASPSPTVAEVKMPNLIGENAQIAYETLTDLGFTKITFGSQDTDDKIVLYPPNWTVTKQSTKAGVKVRVDRTIVLTCTKEG; translated from the coding sequence ATGACTTATCCACCACCTGCCCAACCTGACCCCACTCAGCCGCTGACGCCACCGCCGTCGAAGCCGCGGCTGTCGAAGGGCGCGATCATCGGCCTCGTCGTTGGCGGGCTCGTCGCGATGTGCTGCGTGGGCGGGATCGTTGGGGCTGCCGTCGGCGGCGGTAGCGAGCCGGAGAAGAAGCCGGCCGCGCAGCCAGTGCTCACCACCGCCCCGGCCACCACGGCGCCAGCTCCGAGCGCCCCGGCTGCCACCACGCCGGCCGCGTCGTCCGCGCCGGCCGTGCCGGCTGCGCCAGCGAGCACCGCCGCCACGGCTTCCCCTTCCCCCACAGTCGCCGAGGTGAAGATGCCCAACCTGATCGGGGAGAACGCGCAGATCGCCTACGAGACGCTCACGGACCTGGGCTTCACGAAGATCACTTTCGGCTCCCAAGACACTGACGACAAGATCGTGCTGTATCCGCCGAATTGGACGGTGACGAAGCAGAGCACGAAGGCGGGCGTGAAGGTCCGTGTCGACCGGACGATCGTGCTGACCTGCACCAAGGAGGGGTGA